In Arachis hypogaea cultivar Tifrunner chromosome 17, arahy.Tifrunner.gnm2.J5K5, whole genome shotgun sequence, a single window of DNA contains:
- the LOC140180616 gene encoding putative pentatricopeptide repeat-containing protein At3g49142 produces the protein MIGGLVNADHHINALALFDSMLKAGIEVKNATVMSVLRACAETEALSVEKKVHMIVKEKRIDSKANVCTTLVDMYAKSGCLKSARNVFDNVMDKDVFVWTAMISALASHGMF, from the coding sequence ATGATTGGGGGCCTTGTCAACGCTGACCACCACATCAACGCCTTGGCCTTATTTGATAGCATGTTGAAGGCTGGGATAGAGGTCAAGAATGCTACCGTGATGTCTGTTTTGAGGGCCTGTGCTGAAACTGAAGCTTTAAGTGTGGAAAAGAAGGTGCACATGATTGTGAAGGAGAAGAGAATTGATTCTAAGGCTAATGTTTGCACTACCCTTGTTGATATGTATGCTAAAAGTGGGTGCTTGAAGAGTGCAAGGAACGTGTTTGACAATGTTATGGACAAGGATGTTTTTGTTTGGACTGCAATGATCTCTGCCCTTGCTAGCCATGGAATGTTTTAG
- the LOC112763361 gene encoding protein BOLA2-like — MGVFGSAEGEGLLYWHHLGVNARVSLNLKCKKLQVESCLKSKLNPTHLEVVDTSGGCGASFVVDIVSEEFEGKRILERHRMVNAALEEEMKEIHTLSVKKAVTPEQWKQLQQDCNQANPAA; from the exons ATGG GAGTGTTTGGAAGTGCAGAAGGAGAAGGCCTTCTGTATTGGCACCACTTGGG AGTCAATGCTAGAGTTTCTTTGAACTTGAAGTGCAAAAAACTACAAGTTGAATCTTGTTTGAAATCCAAACTCAACCCTACTCACCTG GAAGTAGTTGATACATCTGGAGG ATGCGGTGCAAGTTTCGTAGTTGATATTGTATCAGAAGAATTTGAAGGCAAGAGGATACTGGAGAGGCATCGAATGGTGAATGCTGCGTTGGAGGAGGAAATGAAAGAGATTCACACTCTCTCTGTCAAGAAAGCTGTCACCCCAGAGCAGTGGAAACAGTTGCAACAAGACTGCAACCAAGCAAATCCTGCTGCCTAG